In Synchiropus splendidus isolate RoL2022-P1 chromosome 15, RoL_Sspl_1.0, whole genome shotgun sequence, the genomic stretch TTGCTTCAGAATTATTCACACGATTCCCAGCCGGGACATCTTTTGGCATGCACTTCCTTTTATGTTTGCGGAGAGCCATCTTATTCCAGAATCCCTTTCGACATACAGGACAGTGAAAATAGGGAGCTGTATGTACCCGTAAGTGAGCCTGATACGCACTGATATTTCCCAAGGTCTTGCCGCATGTTGTGCACTGGAATGGCCTGGGCGTCTCTACAGTGAGAATTGTATCCAGCTCACATGTTAAATTGGATGTACTACCAAGCTTTTCATTGAGCTGCTTTTGATCAGAGCTCTTGTCTAAGCCTGACATGTTGGATAGATGATGTTGCAAAGAAGCCGTCCTCACTGGTTGATCAGTTGTTTCAAGTTGGTGCACATTTAAGAAGTGCTCTTGAAGTTGAGAGAACAATGAAAAGCGTGAAGTGCAGTAGGCGCACGAAAAGCCCTGGTCGCACTTCTCCTCCGTTGCGTGGTCCTCGCCTGGTTTGTCTTGGGAGCTACCACACGGTTCTTTGGATTTCTCGAGGAACTTTGCGCACTTCAAGTGATGACGCTGCACATAATCCTTCCTTGGAAACCGTTCACCACAATATTGACATGAAAACGGCCACACGGAACTGTGGAACTGCATGTGATTTTTTAACGAGGATGCGTTTGCAAAAGAAAGGGAGCAGTAGGTGCAAGTGTGGTCTGCCATTGACTTCAAGTCTATCTGAGGCCTCTTCAGAGTGACATTTCTCAATTTGTCAAGGGGTTTATCTGCAGTGCTCAAAGAATGATTTCTTGAAGATCGCTTTTTCAGGACGCCCTTGCACATGTTCTTCATGTGCCACTTCAAAGATTTTTCATGACTGAAAGTAGCGCTACATTGCTTGCACTTAAAGTGTTTAACAGTATGAAACAGGGTGATGTGTCTGTTAAGGGTAGACAAGGCAGGAAACGACTTAAAGCAAAACTTGCACTGGGGGGTCTCTTGAGATTCCATGGGACCTTTGTCGAGGGAACTCTTCCAACCTTGGGCAACATCATCAAGAGATAGTTTGGGTATACAGATTTCCAAtcgcattttttttactttacaaCTGGCCTGATGCACCTTAAGATGGTCAAACCTTGAAAAGGAGCTTTGACATGACTTGCAACGATAGGGTTTGGCCTCATTGTGTGTCAGAATATGATTTCTCAGGCTTCTTGCCTTCAGGAAGCATTTGTTGCAAAATGTGCATTTGTACCGCAAGTCAGCTTCTTTTGCCGATTCCACCTGTGATGGGGACGGGTCGCATGACTCCTTTGTACCATCATCATGCGCTGGATAATCTGGCTCAACCTTATGACAGATTTCCATATGCTGTGTGGCCAAAGTACGACTACGAAATCGTTGTCCACAACGAGAACAAGGGTAGGGTTGAAGACCACTATGTTTAACTGAATGCCTGAGTAGCTCCGATTTAAACTTGAAATCCTGATTACAATGGAGGCACTTAAACACTGGCTTTTTTGTGACAGACTGTGAAGGGGTTTCTTGGACATTGGGAACAACGGGTGGTTTACTTTCTACTTGAGGGGGCTTGGGCTTGGGCTTTACTTGAGGGGGCTTGGGCTTGAGTGACATAACACATCTGTTCTGATGTACAGGGAGTTTTCTGTGTGGAAAGTACTGTCCACATCCGAAGGGACAACAAGTCAGAGTGTTCTTTTCATGTGCTATGAGATGAGCCAGCAGCCGATCTTTTTTACCTAACATTCGTGGGCAGATCGTACAAGGATAAGTATACTTGGGAGGTGGAATAGCCTTAGCTGCAGGTGCAACAGCTGCTGCAATAGCTGCAGGGGCAACAGGTTCTTCAGGCTTTTGCGAGCAAGTATTCATATGGGCGTCCAGTTTACTCTTCCCAAAGTATTGTCCACAAGTATTGCAAAGAATCAATGAATTTGCCGCATGGCCATTAAGATGACGATAAAGGTGGTATTTCTTGCCAAATGTGCGTGGACAAGTGGAACACCGAAAAGAATGATTTTTTACAGTGACTACAACGGGGGGCTCAACtttgggaggtggaggagggtcaTTCCGACATGTCATGACATGGAAGTTTATTCTTTTACGTCCAAAGCACTGCCCGCAACGTTTGCACTTGATCAGGGTGTTCAATTTGTGGCCTAACAGATGTCCAAAaagcatgtttttctttgtaAACTCAGCTTGACAGATTTCACACTTTTTAGGTTTGACATGCGTGTTTTGGGGAATGGTTTTTCGGTTGGGGCGCGCTGTATTGTCAGGAGGTAGTTTCAAAACACTGCCTTCTCGATCTGGTGTTTTACTATCCTTAGTTTCTATCTTCAGGGTTTCTAGATGCCTCAGGAAAGTAGTCAAGTCCTTATAGTAATGCATGCAATCTGGGCATCGAAGATTGCCATTGCCACTTTGATGATGCAACTTACAGTGTTGAATAAGTTCTCCAATGGTTGGAAGAACCTTCAGGCATGCTGTGCACAGTATCCTCCCCTCATGGACACTTTTATGCTCAATCAGGTAAGAGCGATTTTTAAACCgtctctgacatttttcacACTCATGCGGTTGAACACCTTTGTGAATGAGCTCGTGTGTTCTAACTGAATCCCATGTGCTAAATCGTTTTTGGCAAATACGACACCTCGGCAGTGCCCCTGATTCGCTCTTTTCAGACTGATTCACGACCGTCACGAGTGTGCCTGGCTCTCCATCTCTAACCTTGTCCCCAGTAAGCATAGCTAGTCTgtgttttttcatgtgtctggaCTTCCCAGACCCATACTGATAAACAGCTGGGCAGAAACGGCATTTGAATTTTGGTGCATTTTTAAGCTCCTTTAATGGGAGAGTCTTCCGTCTCGCCACATACTTTTTGGACTCACTTTCCCCTTTGTTTGTGCCGCTCTTGGGTCTTTGCACATTAACTTTCTCCTGCTCTGTATGTTTCGAAAAATTAAACTCATCCTTTGACAGTCGACTTAAGGTCTTTCTGAGACAAAAGTTTTTTATGTGCCTGTATCGATTGGAAGTCATCGTGAATGTGACAGGACACAAAGGACACTGGTATTTATTTCCAACTTTTTCATGGACTTTTGAGATTTTTTCCCCGACACATTTACGGAGATGACGACCCAGATTGAAACTGTACTTGAAAAAGCGAGGGCAAAGAGGGCATTTGAATGTATACTCTGTCTCTGGAGATGCCTTTTCTTGTTTCAAAATGCGCTTTGTAATGATATGAGAGGATGTTGCGCCTTTGTGTTCAGTTTGTTGATGCTTTTTGGCCTTCACCAGCGATAAAAAGGTTTTTTGACAATATTTACATTCATGGACTTTGGTTATCTTTCGAAGTTTAACATAGCATTCAGGCATTTTTTCACCATTTGTTTCTGCGGCCACTTCTCTTTGAGATGGTTGACGTAAATCAGCGAGCTTGCTTAAGTTTTTAGCACTACGTACATGATTTAAGGGGCGACATATACGGGTTTGTAGCTGGTGTCTCCGTACCCCCCCAGCTTGAGCAAAATAACGGCCACATACCTCACAAACAAAGGGAGTCTTTCCAGTGTGTCCACGCATGTGTGACACATATGGATTAAATTTTGCAAACTCAATCCCACATTTCGCGCAACGATAAGGCCCTTTGAATTTTGCTTTCTTCGCGCCAGAAGGAGTGCGGGGCAGGCTAGCATTGGCTACACTACAAATATCATCTTGAGCATCTTCATGTGCGACTGCGCTACGACTGCTTATTGGGTGGCAATTGTAGTGGTGTTCTATTAGGAGATCTGCACTCCTGGCTAAGTGCTTGCATGTTGCACATTGGAATACGTAACTTGTTGGATTAACTGGCTCGTTTTGCTGGATGATCACTATAGGATGGAATCTGTACCTTTCATGAGAATGTCCGAGACTTGTTACTTTGGACTGCTCATCTGATGGTGGAGCGGTGCCATCAACTTCATTTGGCTCTGTGACGGCTTCTTCCGTGTCAGATGAAGTCATTCCTGACAGTGGCTCGAACATTTCTGTCAGAGGCGATGCGTTGTTCGTTTCTATGGCAGCTAAGTTAAGAGGTGATGGTGGTttgctcacatcatttccaggGTTCTGATTGGGATGGGGGTCTTGTTCCATCATCTCTGGAGCACTCCTATCGTCCACGTCATTTGTCATGATCCGAGCATCCATATCATTTGTTGTGAGCCGATCGCCCTCCTCATTTGTTATCGGATCATCCATATCATTTGTTGTGATCCGATCGCCCTCCTCATTTGTTATCGGATCATCCACATCATTTGTTGTGATCCGATCATCGTCcttatttgttgttgtcattggctcGTCCACGTTGCTTGTTGTGATCTGAGCGTCCTCTTCACTTGTTGTGTTTGAACCATCCACATTGTTTGTTGCGAGGAAATCGTCTGCATCATTTGTTGTGATCAAATCGTCAACATCCTTTGCTGTGATCGAACCATCCACAGTGTTTGTTGTGATCAAATCCTTGACATCCCTTGTTGAGATCGAACCATCCACGGTGTTCGTTGTGATCGAATCGTCCACGGTGTTTGTTGCGAGGAAATCGTCTGCATCATTTGTTGGGATCGGACCATCCACATTGTTTGTTACGATCTGACTACCGTTACTGTTCATTGTAATCGCATCATCCACATCTGTCCCTGCGATCTGATCGTCGTCTTTTGTTGAAAGTAACGGACACTTTTCTGTGGATTCATTGAGGTCTAAATCCATCATGGACTGGCCCTCATTTTCCTCCACGTTAGTTTCCATCTCCTCTTCACCGTCAGGTCTCTCAAGGGCGACTTCAAAATTTTCACAGTGCTCTCCAGTACAACTTTCAGTTTGTCGGCTACATGATGCCATAAGATCATAAGGGTTTGAATCTCCAACAGGCTTAGCAGCAAATGAATTAACTTGTTCATTAGAACTGAATCCACCAAAGGTGTTTTGGTCAGAGTGTTTGACCGCAGCTGCTTGGGTGGCTTGTGCCATACCAGGATTCATGAAGACCTCCGAGTTGAACTCCAAAGATGACGAAGTTGACAGTGCTCCTTCTTGGCTAAATAGTTCATTTGAAATGGTGGAAAAGAGTGGATATCCTGGTGTGGATAGCTCATTGCAGAATATGTCTAAGCTATCACATTGTGCTTTTATAGGCAGGTGACTTGCCAATTTGCCATCACCACCTTGCCACGGCTGTCCCCAAGAGCCTTTCTCACCGTCATAGCCAGAGCTCAAGTCTGCTAAACAGGATTCTGAATTTAATCCAAAGTTCACTTGAGCTACAGAGTTTGAAAAGTCACTTTCAAATAACTCATTTTGCTGAAAAGGAAGCTCCTCTGGTCCAGAGGTCATTACCAATGTCCTTGGGTCCATCTGAGGGAAATAGTCCACTTTCAGTTGGATTCCCTTACAAGCCTTGAAATATCCATTTCTCAGCACAGCTTTGCAGTTCGTTCCTAAAcaaagcacaaaataaaattaaagacaaatgcTAAATATTCAGACTTGAGCAGAAAGAGAAGGCATCTGACCTTTTCTTCCAAACAGAATCTGTTGAGGCCATCAGGTGGGATGCATGATGCGATGGGACAACCTGGAAGATAATCAAACCAAATCGTTGTAGTTCAATAGGTTACAATGTGCCACACTTGGaggaacaaaaccaaaa encodes the following:
- the znf1035 gene encoding zinc finger protein 1035, translating into MDPRTLVMTSGPEELPFQQNELFESDFSNSVAQVNFGLNSESCLADLSSGYDGEKGSWGQPWQGGDGKLASHLPIKAQCDSLDIFCNELSTPGYPLFSTISNELFSQEGALSTSSSLEFNSEVFMNPGMAQATQAAAVKHSDQNTFGGFSSNEQVNSFAAKPVGDSNPYDLMASCSRQTESCTGEHCENFEVALERPDGEEEMETNVEENEGQSMMDLDLNESTEKCPLLSTKDDDQIAGTDVDDAITMNSNGSQIVTNNVDGPIPTNDADDFLATNTVDDSITTNTVDGSISTRDVKDLITTNTVDGSITAKDVDDLITTNDADDFLATNNVDGSNTTSEEDAQITTSNVDEPMTTTNKDDDRITTNDVDDPITNEEGDRITTNDMDDPITNEEGDRLTTNDMDARIMTNDVDDRSAPEMMEQDPHPNQNPGNDVSKPPSPLNLAAIETNNASPLTEMFEPLSGMTSSDTEEAVTEPNEVDGTAPPSDEQSKVTSLGHSHERYRFHPIVIIQQNEPVNPTSYVFQCATCKHLARSADLLIEHHYNCHPISSRSAVAHEDAQDDICSVANASLPRTPSGAKKAKFKGPYRCAKCGIEFAKFNPYVSHMRGHTGKTPFVCEVCGRYFAQAGGVRRHQLQTRICRPLNHVRSAKNLSKLADLRQPSQREVAAETNGEKMPECYVKLRKITKVHECKYCQKTFLSLVKAKKHQQTEHKGATSSHIITKRILKQEKASPETEYTFKCPLCPRFFKYSFNLGRHLRKCVGEKISKVHEKVGNKYQCPLCPVTFTMTSNRYRHIKNFCLRKTLSRLSKDEFNFSKHTEQEKVNVQRPKSGTNKGESESKKYVARRKTLPLKELKNAPKFKCRFCPAVYQYGSGKSRHMKKHRLAMLTGDKVRDGEPGTLVTVVNQSEKSESGALPRCRICQKRFSTWDSVRTHELIHKGVQPHECEKCQRRFKNRSYLIEHKSVHEGRILCTACLKVLPTIGELIQHCKLHHQSGNGNLRCPDCMHYYKDLTTFLRHLETLKIETKDSKTPDREGSVLKLPPDNTARPNRKTIPQNTHVKPKKCEICQAEFTKKNMLFGHLLGHKLNTLIKCKRCGQCFGRKRINFHVMTCRNDPPPPPKVEPPVVVTVKNHSFRCSTCPRTFGKKYHLYRHLNGHAANSLILCNTCGQYFGKSKLDAHMNTCSQKPEEPVAPAAIAAAVAPAAKAIPPPKYTYPCTICPRMLGKKDRLLAHLIAHEKNTLTCCPFGCGQYFPHRKLPVHQNRCVMSLKPKPPQVKPKPKPPQVESKPPVVPNVQETPSQSVTKKPVFKCLHCNQDFKFKSELLRHSVKHSGLQPYPCSRCGQRFRSRTLATQHMEICHKVEPDYPAHDDGTKESCDPSPSQVESAKEADLRYKCTFCNKCFLKARSLRNHILTHNEAKPYRCKSCQSSFSRFDHLKVHQASCKVKKMRLEICIPKLSLDDVAQGWKSSLDKGPMESQETPQCKFCFKSFPALSTLNRHITLFHTVKHFKCKQCSATFSHEKSLKWHMKNMCKGVLKKRSSRNHSLSTADKPLDKLRNVTLKRPQIDLKSMADHTCTYCSLSFANASSLKNHMQFHSSVWPFSCQYCGERFPRKDYVQRHHLKCAKFLEKSKEPCGSSQDKPGEDHATEEKCDQGFSCAYCTSRFSLFSQLQEHFLNVHQLETTDQPVRTASLQHHLSNMSGLDKSSDQKQLNEKLGSTSNLTCELDTILTVETPRPFQCTTCGKTLGNISAYQAHLRVHTAPYFHCPVCRKGFWNKMALRKHKRKCMPKDVPAGNRVNNSEAKVDQTAADSQLSFDISTKTTSPSVVLSTKGNPEKSRKSQKEEVRYQCSECHKSFTDGLLLITHLEDHRREELDIKRHTCSTCGKICDSQANLVQHMRVHYNSKKYSCPDCTKVLNTQSELDNHRAFHDPTRAYACKLCTYRFNSGPTLCAHYAEEHPNEMLKCRFCNRSYSAETSLMRHYKKHHKNEVKNNVPPLANSQQMVADDGEDQTGEDSDSDTAPYFPCHVCGKTFTTSESLEDHQRCHLGEKPHECAECGKCFFLAGQLEHHQRIHKSEFQCQLCGKGFVSQFALRKHKNTHGKSRAHRCTKCQLTFTGASQLAVHMASHREENFPCDICDRVFNSKSSRFEHRKTHTSETMPMSSPKKSESAALPLQYRCGDCNECFGESEALLEHGCKVAEERRYKCSACHKNFLQASHLIKHLSTEHPDVQHSTDSLTLDLKKEMDHSTDFICSVCKLSFTNGDELSKHFSTHSSGICIKKEQPSTPEAEIHCLVCNCSFLGSKAYEVHVCSKQKTQPSVKNAQVALRTAREDEDVDVISGDLYNCTDCTMSFPSQSALLEHRTVLHENDRPYRCRLCQKTFAFRHYLKKHMKRHLAKQDSTKQTHEVEKEFQCDQCGAAMASEHELSLHMSLHVQQGEGLYSCDLCLETFKHWSLFKQHQESHMGQVVYECNECDKAFAFPDLLEEHQQMHASHR